The DNA sequence GCTTTTGCCAACGTAGCGCCGCTTCTTGTGTTGTCTGAGCACACAATGCAATCACGGGATAGGGTTCTACAGGACTTTGCAGGTCCAGACTTAAAGGCAGTTTTCGTAAATTCGATAGCGAGCGGTGGAATATTAGATCATTTGCCTGCAGATCTGCCAACTGTGGCATTTATCCATGAATTGCCTCAGTTGCTCGACCGCTATCCAAATCAAGTTTCTCTTGTACGTGATAGAGCCTCTAGAATTATCGGCGGTGGACCAGACGTCACAAACGCGCTTGAGGTTCGGTACAAGTTCGATCCTGAGAAGCTCGTTTCAGCAGTTAGTTTCATTGAATCGTTACCCCCAGGCACGGATTTTGTAGAGCGGCGTGATGCTGCGCGTGCAGCCTTAAACATAGGGTCAGATCGTTTCGTTGTAATGGGTTGCGGACTTCTTCATTGGCGCAAATCCCCAGAGAAGTTCATCGAGACGGCGCATCTATTGACCGAGCGTGGAATTGACGCTGACTTTGTATGGCTGGGTGGTGGCCCAGATCACGATAAATGCAATCAGCTCGTTGAGCATTATGGGTTAACGGATCGAGTCCGTTTTACCGGCTATGAGCCGGATGTGGCCGGCAAGCTCGCTGGTGGCGACCTTTTTCTCCTAAGCTCCTGTGAAGATCCATTCCCGCTGGTTGCACTATATGCCGCTCAAGCTGGTCTCCCAATTGTTTGTTTTAAAGACGCTGGCGGAATAGAAGGTTTCGTCTCAAACGGCAGTGGCATTGCGGTACCACATATGAACAGCGTTGCGATGGCAGATGCTGTTGAAAAATATTATGTTGATCGTGCTCGCGCATGTGCCGATGGTGTTCTGGGCCAATCACAAGTTACTCGCGGTCATACCATTGACGTTATCGGTCCCTTACTGCTTCATCACATCCGCGAGGCAGCGATGTTGCCCCCAGAGGTGACTGTTGTTGTCCCAAACTACAACTACGAAAAATATTTGCCTGAGCGTCTGGATAGTATTGCAGCACAGACATTTCAAGATTTTGAAGTTGTTCTTCTTGATGACGCATCATCTGACAAATCAGTTGCTGTCCTACAGAGTTTTGCTGATAGGCGGCCTGGTACGAGGCTGGTTGTAAATCCGCAGAACAGCGGATCCCCCTTCGTGCAGTGGCTACGAGGTATGGAGTTTGCAAACGCCGAACTAATCTGGCTTGCTGAGGCAGATGACAGGTGTACACCTGATCTATTGATGCAATTGCTACCCTTCTTTAACGATCGAAACGTACGAATTGCATCGTGTGCGTCCCGTCCAATAACTTCCGATGGTGAATTGATTGGCGACTACAGACCACTTTATCTTAACCGTATTGCGAACGGGCGATGGGATAACGACTATATCGCAAGTGATCATGAAGAGGCAAACGCAGGGCTTGGCATTGCAAACTCTATTCCAAACGCCAGTGCTGTAGTTTTCCGGAAATTTGCACCAGAGCCTCAATTTGTCACTCAGCTTACCGATATGCGGCTATGTGGCGACTGGTATTTCTATTGCCGGGTAATGCGTGGCGGTCTCGTTGGTTATCGTGCGCGTGAGATGAATGATCATCGTAGACATGAGAGCACCGTCACCAAACAGCTTGAAGGCTCAACTCATTACTTTTCCGAACTGGCTGTCGTACGAGACTACCTCGGCCGCAACTACCACCAAAATTCCGATTGCCGAACTCGTATAGCTGAATTTCTAGCTCAAGATATCGCGCGTTTCAAAGTCAACGACGATACTGCATCTGCAATTCAAACTACTAGGAAAAAGGATCTACCGTCTCTACTCGTTGTAGCCCCGGACTTGTCGCCCGGGGGTGGTCAGGTGTTTGCACTCTCTATTGCAAATGAATGGGCCGCGCGCGGGGGACGGGTTGTACTTCTAAATGTCGAGAGCCAGCCCTCTCACCCAGCGATGATCTCACGTGTATCTCCCGAGGTTATGCTAGTCGGCGCGCATGACCCAGGAGCCGATTTGCGAACACTGATTCAGCGTTTCGATATTGACGCAGTGCACTCTAGCATTTGGTGGGCGGACAGGTGGGTTGACGATCACCGTCATAATTTGCCGGCTGAAATGCCTTGGATAATCACAATGCACGGCTGTCACGAAACTATCCTCGCGGAGCCGTCGATTGATGACAGCTTCATTGAGCGGATGGGGCGTATGTCAGAGCGCGCCAGTTGGGCATATACCGCAGCTAAAAACCTCGCTGTTTTTAAAACCATGCCCCAGCCGCGTCGGTTGGTTAAAATTCCAAACGGAGTGCATCTTCAAACTGATGAATCAGGCCCGGATAGAGCAGCGTTAGGTTTGCGATCTGATGCGTTAGTTTTAGGGTTAGCTAGTCGAGCAATCGATTCTAAGGGGTGGCACGAAGCGGTCCGTTTGACGCATCGCCTGAACGACGCAGGTTATCCGACTGATCTTCTTCTTATTGGGGAAGGACCCACGGCTTCAGTTATTAAAGAACAAGGCCCGGCCCACGTCCGTCTGCTTGGACAGGTCAGTAATCTGCAAGCGCATCTGCGGATCCTCGACATCGGGCTGTTGCCTAGCTATTTCCCGGGTGAATCATTGCCACTTGTGCTCCTTGAGATGATGGCCCAAGGCATCCCTTCAATTGCGTCTCACATTGGTGAGATACCTTGGATACTTAACGGTGGGGATGATCCGGTTGGGCTTCTGGTGCCATTGTCATCGTCTGGTGTTGATGAAGATATCCTCTTTGCCCATGCAATTAAGTTGTCCGATAAAGCGCTCCGCTCCAAATTGTCTTTAAACGCCAAGGTTCGTTTTCAAAAGGAGTTTGAAATTGGAAGAATGCTGGATCGATATATCGAGCAATACCGGGGGCGTTGACATGGTGATGTTGACCTTCGGTAATATTCATTATTGCGTAGTGTCTTAGGAAAACCTTTAGTTGCTTTTAGCAAAAGTCTGGCGCGGTGTGTCAGGACTGGCGGCGGCTACTATAGCAAAAAGTGTGGGACAAGAGTTGACTAAAAGAATCTATATGCACATGGGCTTACAGAAAACAGGCACCAGCAGTATTCAAGTGATGCTAGCGTCATCCGGTAAAGCTTTAGAGGATTTCGGGTATTTTTTTCCGAACCTTCCTGTTCCTCAGACCGAGCGAAGCTCAGTTTGGACGTCGCCTTTTAGACATAACTGTTTAGCTGCAACATATGCAGACTTCCATTCAACATTTCAGCCGTTGACGGCTCCGGAACATACCGTCCTAATGGGAGCTATGCGATCGTCGAAATATGATCCAATATTATCGGCGGAAGAATTTAGTCGTCAGTTAGATTTCTCACGTATCGCTAGAGGTTTAGCTGGCTTCGAATTGGTCGTGCTAATCTATCTACGGCGCCAAGACCGATACATGGAATCTCTTTACAATCAACGTAACAAAATACTTGTTTCACGTTGTGATACAAGCTTCCTTGGTGATTCTATACTTACTATTGATGATATGCGTCAGTTTATACAGGTTTCCGGTTACGATAAGATTATGAATTTTCATTCTCTACTAAAGAGAATCGAAAATGATTTAAAACCGATTTCAATATACGTTCGGGATTTTAATAGATTATCCTTACGGGGCGGTGACGTTTGCGACGATTTTTGTTCGCTCATCAACGTCGACATTGATCAAATGTCCCGACCAAGGACGGAAGCTAATCAGTCAATTGGCAACCATGTTATTGCGTCAATCAATGACACGTTTATGAGTTCTGGGCGTGAAGCCGCAAAGGAAATGATGTCAGAAATAAATTTACGAATGTCTCAGGGCGAGGATTTTTCTGGAGATTATAAAATTTTATCTGACGGTGATCGACAGTCACTGCTGGATGAGTATGCAAATCAAAATGACGAATTGAAACGCGACTTTGGAGTTAGCTTCTATTAGCATCAGCATATAATTAGCTTGGTCGTGTGGTGATATGTCTTCGTACAGCCGAGCTCGCTTTCAGATATCCAGAATCAATGGTTTTAAGAGTCTGGAGATGGCGGTTGCTGCAAGCGCGACGGCGGAGAACAAGGCCTTCAGGCCCTTGTGGCAGCGGGCGGCAAGCCAGCACCCTTTCGACCAAGCACAGTTGTTTGAGATTTTTCCGCTCTGTACGCGTTGTTCGTCGTCTCGGCTTCCCATGGCTCTCGTGAAAAAATGACTTCGGCTGCTCCATGTGCGCGTCGGTTAGCCGGAAGGGATAGTTCATCCCCTCCAGTTCTAATGGCATGGTTAATGCAGGCCACGCAGCGTCAAGCAGGTCAATAGGTCCTGACCCTACTATCGAGTATGCGCACCGAATATTCGATAGGGCGGCGAGCAAAACGCTACGCTCACCTTCCGATGTACAATGGGCATTAGAAATCGACGACAATACGAAGCGCTCCTCGGTTCGCTGAACCGGCATTGATGTGAACAAAGAGTGATAACGTCATTTCGAGCATGCCTACAAAGCGTATAATCACGATGATTGCTGGTGGTTCGACGTTCTACGCTTCGTTCACATCGAAGATGTCAGGGGTTCAAATCCCTTATCACCCACCATTTCCCTTGCCGGTTTGCGCTTTTCGCCGCGGGCGCCTATATCGGCGGCCTTGACCCGCAATCCCGGACCGCCCATGCCCGACCCGATCAGTGATGCCGCGCGCCTTTCGGTCGCGCCGATGATGGACTGGACCGACCGCAACTGTCGGCGGTTCCACCGGCTGATGTCGCGCCGTGCGCTGCTGTACACCGAGATGGTGACCGCGCCGGCGATCATCCACGGCGACCGGCCGCGCCTGCTGGATCACGACGCCGCCGAACACCCGATGGCGCTGCAATTGGGCGGATCGGACCCTGCGGAACTGGCCCAGGCCACGCGCCTGGCCGCCCCCTGGGGTTATGACGAGATCAACCTGAACTGCGGCTGTCCAAGCGATCGCGTGCAGTCCGGGGCCTTTGGTGCGATCCTGATGACCACGCCGCAGGT is a window from the Paracoccus marcusii genome containing:
- a CDS encoding glycosyltransferase; its protein translation is MLEQEIINLAAVGTSASDDLRHDGRRGTVLLVTHETEVGGAPHVLKQIALFLRDRTRFDVRIAAINGGNLREAFANVAPLLVLSEHTMQSRDRVLQDFAGPDLKAVFVNSIASGGILDHLPADLPTVAFIHELPQLLDRYPNQVSLVRDRASRIIGGGPDVTNALEVRYKFDPEKLVSAVSFIESLPPGTDFVERRDAARAALNIGSDRFVVMGCGLLHWRKSPEKFIETAHLLTERGIDADFVWLGGGPDHDKCNQLVEHYGLTDRVRFTGYEPDVAGKLAGGDLFLLSSCEDPFPLVALYAAQAGLPIVCFKDAGGIEGFVSNGSGIAVPHMNSVAMADAVEKYYVDRARACADGVLGQSQVTRGHTIDVIGPLLLHHIREAAMLPPEVTVVVPNYNYEKYLPERLDSIAAQTFQDFEVVLLDDASSDKSVAVLQSFADRRPGTRLVVNPQNSGSPFVQWLRGMEFANAELIWLAEADDRCTPDLLMQLLPFFNDRNVRIASCASRPITSDGELIGDYRPLYLNRIANGRWDNDYIASDHEEANAGLGIANSIPNASAVVFRKFAPEPQFVTQLTDMRLCGDWYFYCRVMRGGLVGYRAREMNDHRRHESTVTKQLEGSTHYFSELAVVRDYLGRNYHQNSDCRTRIAEFLAQDIARFKVNDDTASAIQTTRKKDLPSLLVVAPDLSPGGGQVFALSIANEWAARGGRVVLLNVESQPSHPAMISRVSPEVMLVGAHDPGADLRTLIQRFDIDAVHSSIWWADRWVDDHRHNLPAEMPWIITMHGCHETILAEPSIDDSFIERMGRMSERASWAYTAAKNLAVFKTMPQPRRLVKIPNGVHLQTDESGPDRAALGLRSDALVLGLASRAIDSKGWHEAVRLTHRLNDAGYPTDLLLIGEGPTASVIKEQGPAHVRLLGQVSNLQAHLRILDIGLLPSYFPGESLPLVLLEMMAQGIPSIASHIGEIPWILNGGDDPVGLLVPLSSSGVDEDILFAHAIKLSDKALRSKLSLNAKVRFQKEFEIGRMLDRYIEQYRGR